A portion of the Corynebacterium jeikeium genome contains these proteins:
- a CDS encoding alpha-D-glucose phosphate-specific phosphoglucomutase: MAHERAGQLAQPSDLIDVAELVTAYYTKHPDPTNPDQKVVFGTSGHRGSSLDGAFNEDHIHATTQAIVDYRKGQGIEGPLYVGRDTHGLSEPAMISALEVLTANGITVMVDAQDRYTPTPAVSHAILTYNSDVEGGPTGNSSARADGIVITPSHNPPRDGGFKYNPPTGGPADADATDWIAARANEYLAKGLDGVKRQLVDKAGDLVVKHDYLNAYVSDLPNVVNLDAIRDAGVRIGADPMGGASVDYWGAIGDAHNLNLTVVNPLVDATWRFMTLDTDGKIRMDCSSPNAMASLIGNRDKFDISTGNDADSDRHGIVTPDAGLMNPNHYLAVAIDYLFAHRPGWSQETAVGKTLVSSSMIDRVVANLGRQLVEVPVGFKWFVPGLLGGTIGFGGEESAGASFLRHDGTVWSTDKDGIILDLLASEIRAVTEKTPSQLYAELADKYGAPAYARTDADATREQKAILKKLSPEQVKADTLAGETITAKLTEAPGNGAAIGGLKVVTENAWFAARPSGTEDKYKIYAESFKGADHLAQVQAEAQDVVSAVLNG, encoded by the coding sequence ATGGCTCATGAGCGCGCCGGGCAATTGGCCCAGCCATCCGACCTTATCGATGTCGCGGAACTGGTCACTGCCTACTACACAAAGCACCCGGACCCAACTAATCCTGACCAGAAGGTCGTCTTCGGTACTTCCGGTCACCGCGGTTCCTCCCTCGACGGCGCTTTCAACGAAGACCACATTCACGCCACCACCCAGGCCATCGTGGATTACCGCAAGGGCCAGGGCATTGAAGGTCCGCTCTACGTCGGCCGCGATACCCACGGCCTGTCCGAGCCGGCAATGATTTCCGCCCTCGAGGTGCTCACGGCCAACGGCATTACCGTGATGGTTGACGCTCAGGATCGCTACACGCCGACTCCGGCCGTCAGCCACGCGATTCTGACGTACAACAGCGACGTGGAGGGCGGTCCGACGGGTAATAGCTCCGCGCGTGCCGACGGCATCGTGATTACCCCTTCCCACAATCCGCCACGAGATGGTGGTTTTAAGTACAACCCGCCGACCGGTGGTCCGGCGGACGCGGATGCGACGGACTGGATTGCAGCTCGTGCCAATGAATACCTGGCTAAGGGCCTGGATGGGGTTAAGCGCCAGCTGGTGGATAAGGCAGGAGACCTCGTCGTAAAGCACGACTACCTCAATGCGTACGTGTCGGACCTGCCGAATGTTGTCAACCTCGACGCCATCCGTGATGCCGGCGTGCGTATCGGTGCTGACCCGATGGGCGGTGCGTCGGTGGATTACTGGGGCGCAATTGGCGATGCGCATAACCTAAACCTGACTGTGGTCAATCCGCTGGTCGATGCGACCTGGCGTTTTATGACGCTGGATACCGACGGCAAGATTCGTATGGACTGCTCCTCGCCGAATGCGATGGCGTCCCTGATTGGTAACCGCGATAAGTTCGACATCTCCACAGGTAATGACGCGGACTCGGATCGCCACGGAATTGTTACCCCGGACGCGGGTCTGATGAACCCGAACCACTACCTGGCCGTTGCCATTGACTACCTCTTCGCGCACCGTCCGGGCTGGTCGCAGGAGACCGCGGTCGGTAAGACGCTGGTGTCTTCGTCGATGATTGACCGCGTCGTTGCCAATTTGGGTCGCCAGCTCGTGGAAGTGCCGGTCGGTTTCAAGTGGTTCGTCCCTGGTCTGCTCGGTGGCACCATCGGTTTCGGTGGCGAGGAATCCGCTGGTGCATCGTTCCTGCGTCACGACGGCACTGTGTGGTCCACCGATAAAGACGGCATCATCCTGGACCTCCTGGCCAGCGAGATTAGGGCTGTGACCGAGAAGACTCCATCGCAGCTCTACGCAGAGCTCGCCGATAAGTACGGTGCCCCGGCTTACGCCCGTACCGATGCCGACGCAACCCGTGAGCAGAAGGCAATCCTGAAGAAGCTCTCGCCAGAGCAGGTCAAGGCCGACACCCTGGCTGGGGAGACCATCACAGCCAAACTGACCGAAGCACCGGGTAACGGCGCTGCGATTGGTGGCCTCAAGGTGGTTACGGAAAACGCATGGTTCGCGGCACGTCCGTCGGGTACTGAAGATAAGTACAAGATCTACGCGGAGTCCTTCAAGGGCGCGGACCACCTGGCCCAGGTTCAGGCTGAGGCACAGGACGTGGTCTCCGCGGTTCTGAACGGGTAA
- a CDS encoding DoxX family membrane protein produces MKNFVGVVARFGLAAVWLYSGLIKLLNPLESRQAVQAYELLPSDLVPMVAVALPAFEVILGLLLVLGLFLRPVAVLSGLLLLAFIGGIISAWARGLQIDCGCFGGGGYDENAGPATYLTEIARDIGFLALAAFVYVWPWKKFAIYA; encoded by the coding sequence ATGAAGAATTTCGTAGGCGTGGTGGCACGATTCGGCCTGGCTGCAGTTTGGTTGTACTCGGGTCTTATCAAACTGCTGAACCCGCTGGAATCGCGTCAGGCAGTGCAAGCTTATGAGCTGTTGCCGAGCGATTTGGTGCCGATGGTAGCGGTTGCGCTGCCCGCCTTCGAAGTCATCCTCGGACTCTTACTGGTATTGGGGCTTTTCCTGCGTCCGGTAGCAGTGCTGTCGGGGTTGCTCTTACTGGCGTTCATCGGCGGCATTATCTCGGCGTGGGCGCGCGGCCTGCAGATTGACTGCGGTTGCTTTGGTGGCGGTGGCTACGATGAGAACGCTGGCCCCGCTACGTATCTGACGGAAATCGCCCGAGATATAGGTTTTCTGGCCTTGGCTGCATTTGTGTACGTGTGGCCGTGGAAGAAGTTTGCCATTTACGCCTAG